One stretch of Desulfovibrionales bacterium DNA includes these proteins:
- a CDS encoding SIS domain-containing protein: MKSMINDCLKCVQEENRKLLSKIDAAEAAGLIECLKSAPAIFFSAQGRSGYILRAFCMRLMHLGYNCYFVGETITPSIKKSDLLVVLSGSGETAWPCEIVKIAKQAGALTYAILGDEKSPLAGLSDRRLTLPGGTKRMRDKETLSGQPPGSLFEQSAFLFLEAIILTIYREKGSDYRTLLARHANLE; the protein is encoded by the coding sequence ATGAAGAGCATGATTAATGATTGCCTGAAATGTGTCCAGGAGGAGAACCGGAAACTTTTAAGCAAAATAGATGCGGCCGAGGCGGCAGGTCTCATAGAATGCTTAAAAAGCGCACCGGCCATATTTTTTTCGGCCCAGGGACGTTCCGGCTATATACTTCGCGCTTTTTGCATGCGGCTGATGCATCTTGGATATAATTGCTATTTCGTAGGCGAGACCATAACTCCTTCCATAAAAAAAAGTGATCTGCTTGTGGTGTTGTCCGGATCCGGCGAGACGGCCTGGCCCTGCGAAATAGTCAAAATAGCTAAGCAGGCGGGCGCGCTTACGTATGCGATCCTTGGTGATGAAAAATCTCCTCTGGCCGGGTTATCCGACCGCCGGCTGACGCTGCCGGGAGGAACAAAACGTATGAGGGATAAAGAGACGCTGTCCGGTCAACCCCCGGGGTCGCTTTTTGAGCAGTCGGCCTTCCTGTTCCTGGAGGCCATTATCCTGACCATCTACAGAGAAAAGGGCAGTGATTACCGGACCCTTCTGGCGCGTCATGCCAATCTGGAGTGA